The genomic stretch GGCACTGGGGCCGCACCTGCAAATGATGCTGTGGCAGACCGAGTTGGGCTTGACCTGGATGCTGCGCATCGGCGCGTTGCTGGTGGCGGCTGTGGCGGTTTTCCTGTCAGCCGGCAGTCTGTGGCTGCCGACCCTGGGCGGCGCTATTGCGCTGTCGACACTGGCCTGGGCCGGCCATGGCGCGATGGATGACGGAGCGCTACGGCTCTGGCACCTGGGCAGTGCCAGCGTGCATCTGTTGGCGGCCGGCGCGTGGGTCGGGGCGCTGGCGGCGTTTGGGTTGCTGTTGCTGCCATGCAACATGGGCGACGCTCAACGCGTCAGGGTGTTGACCCGGGCAGTGGCCGGCTTCGAGGTGGTTGGCACGGTGGTGGTCGTGGTGCTGATCGTGACTGGCGTGGTGAATTATCTGTTTATTGTCGGGCCGACTTTGCAGGGAATCGCCAGCAGTACCTACGGCCTCTTGTTCAGCCTGAAGCTGGCATTGTTTGGCGGGATGCTGGCCATGGCGGCACTCAATCGCTGGCGCCTGGGACCGCTTCTGCAACGGGCGGTGGACGCTGGCGACTACACGATGGCCCGCCGTGCCCTGCGCCGCAGCATGCAAGTGGAGTGCGGCGCGGTGCTGCTGATCCTGGGGCTGGTGGCGTGGCTGGGCACATTGGGCCCGATGGCATCCGACTAGGCCTGGTTGCCTTTAAGGCATTTGAGTGACTGGAAGTCGCTGCGCATTTTATCGATTCTCTGCGCCAGGTTCTGACGCTGTTGCACCGTGCTTTCGGCCATCAAGTC from Pseudomonas fluorescens encodes the following:
- the copD gene encoding copper homeostasis membrane protein CopD — encoded protein: MSDSLGIALRFALYLDLMLLFGLGLFGLYGLKAAERQPGVVLNFKGWLAGTAAVGVLLSVLSLLWMTWAMSGVEQWQALGPHLQMMLWQTELGLTWMLRIGALLVAAVAVFLSAGSLWLPTLGGAIALSTLAWAGHGAMDDGALRLWHLGSASVHLLAAGAWVGALAAFGLLLLPCNMGDAQRVRVLTRAVAGFEVVGTVVVVVLIVTGVVNYLFIVGPTLQGIASSTYGLLFSLKLALFGGMLAMAALNRWRLGPLLQRAVDAGDYTMARRALRRSMQVECGAVLLILGLVAWLGTLGPMASD